In a single window of the Candidatus Flexicrinis proximus genome:
- the murQ gene encoding N-acetylmuramic acid 6-phosphate etherase codes for MLTTESQNPASLNLDQMSALDIVKTMNAEDAGVAQSVAQVLPEVAQAVDAITERMQRGGRLIYIGAGTSGRLGVLDAVECVPTFNVPPTLVLGIIAGGEKAIVRSVEGAEDDADGGRHDLAAVELCDLDSVVGIAASGVTPYVLGALEYAQALGALTVGVACNVPSAVVSRAQIGIGVSVGPEVLTGSTRLKSGTAQKMVLNMLSTGVMVRLGKVYGNLMVDVQITNDKLSARARRIVAQVAKISEERAASLLHLASGNAKTAIVMSVKGVTADVARKLLDQQSGKLREIIG; via the coding sequence ATGTTAACGACTGAAAGCCAGAATCCAGCCTCGCTCAATCTCGATCAGATGAGTGCGCTTGACATCGTCAAAACTATGAACGCCGAAGATGCCGGGGTTGCCCAATCCGTCGCGCAGGTGCTCCCGGAGGTCGCGCAGGCTGTCGACGCCATCACCGAGCGGATGCAGCGCGGCGGGCGCCTGATCTATATCGGCGCCGGGACCAGCGGGCGGCTTGGCGTCCTGGATGCCGTCGAGTGCGTTCCCACTTTCAACGTCCCGCCCACGCTCGTGCTGGGCATCATCGCCGGCGGCGAAAAGGCGATTGTACGCTCTGTCGAAGGGGCCGAAGACGATGCCGACGGCGGTCGCCACGACCTGGCCGCGGTCGAGCTCTGCGACCTCGACTCGGTGGTCGGGATTGCCGCCAGCGGCGTGACGCCCTATGTACTCGGCGCCCTCGAATACGCGCAGGCGCTGGGTGCGTTGACCGTCGGCGTGGCCTGCAACGTCCCCTCGGCGGTGGTCAGCCGCGCCCAGATCGGCATCGGCGTTTCGGTCGGCCCTGAAGTGTTGACCGGATCGACCCGCCTGAAATCCGGCACCGCGCAGAAAATGGTCCTCAATATGCTCAGTACCGGCGTGATGGTCCGCCTGGGCAAAGTCTATGGCAATCTGATGGTGGACGTGCAGATTACCAACGACAAACTCTCGGCCCGTGCGCGGCGCATCGTCGCCCAGGTGGCGAAGATCAGCGAAGAACGCGCCGCCTCCTTGCTTCACCTCGCGTCTGGCAACGCCAAGACCGCCATCGTCATGTCCGTCAAAGGCGTCACTGCCGACGTGGCCCGAAAACTTCTCGACCAGCAAAGTGGCAAATTACGCGAAATCATTGGATAA
- the nagA gene encoding N-acetylglucosamine-6-phosphate deacetylase, with protein sequence MRDLLIINATAGEHTRGWMLCQDGSIAAFGLDSAPTMSDVDILDATGQWVLPGMIDVHVHGGAGFDTMDATRDALVGMARFHASHGVTGFLATTWTDTRPRITAALENIRANLGRLPGGATLLGAHLEGPYLNRRRGGAQNLEAIRRADPNEAMEWLDTRVIRIVSLAPEFAENHWLIEECVRRGIIVSAAHTDATYEQTIKGIDLGITHSTHTYNAMSPLNHREPGVVGAMMSDSRVRCELIADNIHIHPVAGRILWQAVGLERIVLISDAIRAAGMPDGEYPVDDRTIYVRGGVARLADGTLAGSTLTLDRGLFNFSKTTGLSLPEAGTVLSRVQALVAGVSARKGSLDIGKDADLVVIDEAGKVHATIIGGEVVYRA encoded by the coding sequence ATGCGAGATTTACTGATTATCAATGCAACTGCAGGTGAACATACGCGCGGCTGGATGTTGTGTCAGGACGGCAGTATCGCCGCCTTTGGCCTCGACAGTGCGCCGACCATGAGCGATGTCGATATCCTGGACGCCACCGGCCAATGGGTCCTGCCGGGCATGATCGACGTCCATGTCCACGGCGGGGCAGGCTTCGACACCATGGATGCCACCCGGGATGCCCTGGTCGGCATGGCCAGGTTTCACGCCTCCCACGGCGTGACGGGTTTCCTGGCGACCACCTGGACCGACACCCGTCCGCGCATCACCGCCGCCCTCGAAAATATCCGCGCCAATCTCGGCCGGCTTCCGGGCGGCGCGACTTTGCTCGGCGCTCACCTCGAAGGCCCCTATCTCAACCGCCGGCGTGGCGGTGCCCAGAACCTCGAAGCCATCCGCCGCGCCGACCCCAACGAAGCCATGGAATGGCTCGACACGCGGGTCATCCGCATTGTTTCGCTGGCGCCGGAGTTTGCCGAGAATCACTGGCTGATCGAAGAATGTGTCAGGCGCGGGATCATCGTCAGCGCCGCCCATACCGATGCCACCTACGAGCAGACCATCAAAGGCATCGACCTCGGCATCACCCACAGCACCCATACCTATAACGCCATGTCGCCCCTCAACCACCGCGAACCGGGCGTCGTCGGCGCCATGATGTCTGATAGCCGCGTGCGCTGCGAGCTGATCGCCGATAATATCCACATTCATCCCGTCGCCGGGCGGATTCTCTGGCAGGCCGTCGGCCTTGAGCGCATCGTCCTGATCAGCGATGCCATCCGCGCTGCCGGCATGCCCGATGGCGAATATCCGGTCGACGACCGCACCATTTACGTGCGCGGCGGTGTGGCGCGCCTGGCCGATGGCACGCTGGCCGGCAGCACGCTCACCCTCGACCGCGGGCTTTTTAACTTCTCGAAGACGACCGGGCTGTCTCTTCCCGAAGCGGGGACGGTCCTCTCACGCGTTCAGGCGCTCGTCGCTGGCGTGTCCGCCCGCAAGGGATCGCTCGACATTGGCAAGGATGCCGACCTGGTCGTGATCGACGAGGCGGGCAAAGTCCATGCCACCATCATCGGCGGCGAAGTGGTCTACCGCGCCTGA
- a CDS encoding GNAT family N-acetyltransferase, with the protein MTDMLVKLYNLPPLEPQIAHQNQQAITIRRAITPDRHHVIPWVREHFSEFWVDEVEIAFTRQPVSVWLATLDDSLIGFACWETTARGFLGPMGVGEAARGKGTGAALLLAALHDLRANGYVYAIIGAVGPADFYEKVCGATIIPDSTPAGYAGLLRK; encoded by the coding sequence ATGACTGACATGCTCGTAAAGCTATATAACCTGCCGCCGTTGGAGCCGCAGATCGCCCATCAGAACCAGCAGGCCATCACCATCCGGCGTGCCATTACCCCCGACCGGCACCACGTTATCCCCTGGGTGCGCGAGCACTTCAGCGAGTTCTGGGTCGATGAAGTCGAGATCGCCTTCACCCGCCAGCCGGTATCTGTCTGGCTGGCGACCCTGGACGACTCGCTGATCGGGTTCGCCTGCTGGGAGACCACCGCTCGCGGTTTCCTCGGTCCGATGGGCGTCGGGGAGGCCGCCCGTGGTAAAGGGACCGGCGCCGCGCTGCTGCTCGCAGCCCTTCACGACCTGCGCGCCAATGGCTACGTGTACGCCATCATAGGCGCTGTCGGCCCGGCCGATTTCTACGAGAAAGTCTGCGGCGCGACCATCATCCCCGACAGCACGCCTGCCGGATATGCGGGTCTCCTCCGCAAATAA
- a CDS encoding response regulator transcription factor: MSQAIHILIIEDDPAVGASLQEALARDGYTVSWKTTGTSGVAFARDQQPHLIVLDVRLPDGSGFDFCGQMRRLRLRQPIVMLTARREEVDKIIGLEVGADDYVTKPYSLSELRSRIRAQLRRAYGELAPTEGDLLYAADLVIDRGRGQVTRGEEVLRLTPTELRLLVILVQHRGQVLSRQQLLDAVWGYNGEYENEKTVTVHIRRLREKVEPDADHPALILTVPGMGYRFAAE, encoded by the coding sequence ATGAGTCAAGCCATTCACATTCTGATCATCGAAGACGACCCGGCGGTGGGCGCAAGCCTGCAGGAAGCGCTGGCCCGCGACGGGTACACAGTCAGCTGGAAGACCACCGGAACAAGCGGCGTGGCGTTCGCGCGCGATCAGCAGCCGCACCTGATCGTGCTGGATGTCCGGCTGCCCGATGGCAGCGGTTTCGATTTCTGCGGGCAGATGCGGCGCTTGCGGCTGCGCCAGCCGATCGTAATGCTCACCGCGCGGCGGGAAGAAGTCGACAAGATCATCGGGCTGGAAGTCGGCGCGGACGATTATGTGACGAAGCCGTACAGCCTGAGCGAACTGCGCTCACGCATCCGCGCGCAGCTGCGGCGGGCCTACGGGGAGCTTGCGCCCACCGAAGGCGACCTGTTGTATGCCGCCGACCTGGTGATCGACCGCGGACGCGGACAGGTCACACGCGGCGAGGAAGTGCTGAGGCTGACGCCGACCGAACTGCGCCTGCTGGTGATCCTAGTGCAGCACCGCGGACAAGTTCTGAGCCGGCAGCAGCTTCTGGACGCGGTGTGGGGCTATAACGGCGAATACGAGAACGAAAAGACTGTCACCGTCCACATCCGGCGGCTGCGCGAGAAAGTCGAGCCGGATGCCGACCATCCGGCGCTGATCCTGACGGTTCCGGGGATGGGCTACCGCTTCGCCGCAGAGTGA
- a CDS encoding HAMP domain-containing histidine kinase yields MQPVGLRSIRWQLPLTYAAIALVAAVALSALLIGLLRQYYAQQEFDILDSSSRGLARFLSFRLDAPLSQESLPNLVSGVQFVPDYRVELLDPNGEVVFDTGLLDAFTVTFDSADGPSNLIGVAGRLPQRVIFGPVEPPPTVEDSAGPSVAFTLLDTQDAPGTAEAGGRLTATRAGGGGQLWQVASPIFGVDIAQSSQSSVEPVLLARKRSDASVTRLITGVNGQVIGFVRLSNPPAVGSALIDSVTEGAFVAGTGAVLIAAILGWWISLRLTRPLMLLTEATARMTRGDLSVRVEVPRSDELGALANSFNTMAGQVEHTIAALRRFVADAAHELHTPLTAIKTNLELTKERPDQARLTEAVAQIGRLEALADDLLDLSRLEVAEAPRVASVDVGELVREVSEIYASRAEQAGVEFALMMGDPLPNVRANDRLLRRALSNLLDNAVKFTPSGGDVLLATSVSDGSLQFVIEDSGIGIPSDDLPALFSRFHRGSNTANLPGSGLGLAIVKAIADAHHGSVKAESTGRGSRFVLRLPVGA; encoded by the coding sequence ATGCAACCCGTCGGTTTACGATCTATCCGCTGGCAGCTCCCGCTCACCTATGCCGCCATCGCGCTGGTCGCTGCGGTCGCGCTCAGCGCCCTGCTGATCGGACTGCTGCGCCAGTATTATGCCCAGCAGGAGTTCGACATCCTCGACAGCAGTTCGCGTGGGCTGGCACGCTTCCTGAGCTTCCGCCTCGACGCGCCCCTGAGTCAGGAGTCGCTCCCCAATCTGGTCTCAGGCGTCCAGTTCGTGCCGGACTATCGGGTCGAGCTTCTCGATCCCAACGGTGAGGTTGTATTCGACACTGGCTTACTCGATGCCTTTACGGTCACCTTTGACTCTGCCGACGGCCCGTCAAACCTGATCGGCGTTGCCGGACGGCTTCCGCAGCGCGTCATCTTCGGGCCGGTCGAGCCGCCTCCAACAGTCGAAGACTCGGCTGGGCCGTCGGTCGCCTTCACGCTCCTCGATACTCAGGATGCGCCCGGCACCGCCGAAGCGGGGGGACGGCTCACCGCGACCCGAGCCGGGGGCGGTGGGCAGCTCTGGCAGGTCGCCTCTCCCATATTCGGTGTGGACATCGCGCAGTCCTCCCAGTCGTCGGTCGAGCCGGTCCTGCTCGCCCGCAAACGCTCCGACGCCAGCGTCACCCGCCTGATCACCGGCGTCAACGGCCAGGTGATCGGCTTCGTCCGCTTATCGAACCCTCCCGCCGTCGGCAGCGCCCTGATTGACAGCGTGACCGAAGGCGCGTTTGTGGCAGGAACCGGCGCGGTCCTGATCGCCGCGATCTTAGGGTGGTGGATCAGCCTGCGCCTGACTCGTCCGCTCATGCTGCTCACCGAAGCCACCGCCAGGATGACCCGCGGCGACCTGTCCGTTCGCGTCGAAGTTCCGCGCAGCGACGAACTGGGCGCGCTGGCCAACTCTTTCAACACCATGGCCGGCCAGGTCGAACACACCATCGCCGCCCTGCGCCGCTTCGTGGCAGATGCCGCCCACGAGCTTCACACGCCGCTCACCGCCATCAAAACCAACCTGGAGTTGACCAAAGAACGCCCCGACCAGGCCCGCCTGACCGAAGCGGTCGCCCAGATCGGCCGCTTGGAAGCCCTGGCCGACGATCTCCTCGACCTCTCCAGACTGGAAGTCGCCGAGGCGCCGCGGGTGGCCTCGGTCGATGTCGGCGAGCTGGTCCGCGAGGTCAGTGAGATCTACGCCAGCCGCGCCGAGCAGGCCGGCGTGGAGTTCGCCTTGATGATGGGCGACCCGCTCCCTAACGTCCGCGCCAATGACCGTCTGCTGCGCCGCGCGCTCTCCAATCTGCTCGACAACGCCGTCAAGTTCACGCCCTCCGGCGGCGATGTGCTTCTAGCGACCTCTGTCTCCGATGGCTCCCTCCAATTCGTCATTGAAGACTCCGGCATCGGTATCCCATCGGACGATCTTCCCGCGCTCTTCAGCCGCTTCCATCGCGGCAGCAATACCGCCAATCTGCCGGGCAGCGGTCTCGGTCTCGCCATCGTCAAAGCCATTGCCGATGCCCATCACGGCAGCGTCAAGGCTGAGAGCACCGGGCGCGGATCGCGCTTCGTGCTGCGCCTCCCGGTCGGCGCCTAG
- a CDS encoding extracellular solute-binding protein codes for MRPLSMYGAALLLLALTVFVAVPVAAQGEITIQLAINTFFQDVFEERVIPEFEAQNPGVKVHLVVLDGFGNPLNSGDTVTDYLDDAAEYLTGADVVPLDTSILRTATHAGYLLDLSPLADTDAALDAGDFYPSAYNAFRWDGGLWGLPVTVDAIQVYYDRQAFDEAGLSYPNGSWTVADYASAIRALTPLDSDGTPSELAVQVFGEASQYFFASLAGDVLDDSVLPNVPDYSSPVLAEVAEAWIALNQEGYLTPPSQGAVFTIGGDEEPVPLTIGGSNFAGAGPSSVDRIGVAPLPGNQTVVTASGYGVSAGTRYPEAAYALVKFLSASPDAAAFSFGGSPARRSVEPAANTGGPGGARLVVGGGNFSAEVQAAIDLALETGRPAADFAFSNGLESAMQTVLSGTTSLEMALQEAEAGILSDLQTADQRRSTPLVVDAPPAPVVVAQGEVALNFAVSTFVNPLPNQELWEQLAAEFSAQDPQVGAVVISSEQPFGPGGQTDLNAEYECYIASNNPVTEGEVLDAIRSLDPLLQSDLDFDPNDLYAGVLAQLQRDGMTWGVPVALSPEALDFDPALFEAAGVPSPVTGWTVSDFELALRLLKEFSGETSFVPSALNTTYISTLIAAYGGIPYDTRTEPATLNYTDPSSIAAIQQVLDLVVSGYISYQPFTGGRGEFSLSATQDAAISTATVGQGGFASFGGGRAIAIFGGGQGGEDAPVRGSAPYPTGTTVNGASYSVIAGFVSAQTANVEPCYRWLRFISAHPELFDGMPVSRTQVSDPALDSAVGSDTAAFFRSFGALLDSPGTQVIDAIPTSFGIPTDSYWLLKVFDDYVAAEGDLDLAFELAEAERMTNEFRQCTAGLPALTPGRGGGPGGGEVDFREIASQWVACAVSVDPEADGAFQFQ; via the coding sequence ATGCGACCCCTTTCCATGTATGGTGCGGCCCTTCTGCTGCTGGCGCTGACCGTGTTTGTGGCGGTTCCGGTAGCTGCACAGGGCGAAATAACGATCCAGTTGGCGATAAACACCTTCTTTCAGGATGTCTTTGAGGAGCGGGTGATCCCGGAGTTTGAGGCGCAGAACCCCGGCGTCAAAGTGCATCTCGTGGTGCTCGATGGCTTCGGCAACCCGCTCAATTCCGGCGATACGGTCACCGATTATCTGGACGATGCCGCGGAGTACCTGACCGGCGCCGACGTGGTGCCGCTTGACACCAGTATCCTGCGGACCGCCACCCACGCCGGCTACCTGCTCGATCTCAGCCCGCTGGCCGATACCGACGCCGCGCTGGACGCAGGCGACTTTTACCCTTCCGCCTACAACGCTTTCCGCTGGGATGGCGGCCTGTGGGGTCTCCCCGTGACCGTCGATGCGATCCAGGTGTACTACGACCGGCAGGCCTTCGATGAAGCCGGTCTGTCTTATCCCAACGGCAGTTGGACGGTGGCCGACTACGCCAGCGCGATCCGCGCCCTGACCCCGCTTGACAGCGACGGCACGCCTTCCGAGCTGGCCGTCCAGGTCTTCGGCGAGGCGAGCCAGTACTTTTTCGCCTCGCTGGCCGGCGATGTCCTCGACGACTCCGTCCTGCCCAACGTGCCGGACTACAGCAGCCCGGTCCTCGCCGAGGTCGCCGAAGCCTGGATCGCGCTCAACCAGGAAGGCTACCTGACCCCGCCGTCACAGGGGGCGGTCTTCACCATTGGCGGCGACGAAGAGCCGGTCCCGTTGACCATCGGCGGCAGCAATTTTGCCGGTGCGGGTCCTTCCAGCGTTGACCGCATCGGCGTTGCGCCTTTGCCCGGAAACCAGACCGTCGTCACGGCCAGCGGCTATGGCGTGAGCGCCGGCACCCGCTATCCAGAGGCCGCCTACGCCCTCGTCAAATTCCTGAGCGCCAGCCCGGACGCCGCCGCCTTCTCCTTTGGCGGAAGCCCCGCGCGCCGCAGCGTGGAGCCGGCGGCTAACACCGGCGGACCGGGTGGCGCGCGTCTGGTCGTGGGGGGCGGCAACTTCTCGGCCGAAGTACAGGCTGCCATTGACCTCGCGCTGGAAACCGGCCGCCCCGCCGCTGACTTTGCCTTCTCGAATGGCCTCGAATCCGCCATGCAGACCGTTCTGAGCGGTACGACCTCGCTGGAAATGGCCCTGCAGGAAGCGGAAGCCGGCATCCTGTCCGACCTCCAGACCGCCGACCAGCGCCGCAGCACCCCGCTGGTTGTCGATGCGCCTCCCGCGCCGGTCGTGGTCGCACAGGGCGAAGTCGCCTTGAATTTTGCGGTCAGCACCTTCGTCAATCCCTTGCCCAACCAGGAATTGTGGGAGCAGCTGGCCGCCGAGTTCTCCGCGCAGGACCCGCAGGTTGGCGCCGTCGTTATCAGCAGCGAACAGCCCTTCGGTCCCGGCGGCCAGACCGACCTCAACGCCGAATATGAGTGCTACATCGCCTCCAACAACCCGGTGACCGAGGGCGAAGTGCTTGACGCCATCCGCAGCCTCGACCCGCTGCTTCAGAGCGATCTGGACTTCGACCCTAACGACCTGTATGCCGGCGTTCTGGCGCAGCTTCAGCGCGATGGCATGACCTGGGGCGTGCCGGTCGCCCTCTCGCCGGAAGCCCTCGACTTCGACCCCGCGTTGTTTGAGGCGGCCGGTGTTCCCTCGCCTGTCACCGGCTGGACGGTCAGCGACTTCGAGCTTGCCCTTCGGCTGCTCAAGGAGTTCAGCGGCGAGACCTCGTTTGTCCCCAGCGCCCTGAACACGACCTACATTTCCACCTTGATCGCGGCCTATGGCGGTATCCCCTACGACACCCGCACCGAACCCGCGACCCTCAACTACACTGATCCCTCGTCCATCGCCGCCATCCAGCAGGTGCTCGATCTGGTCGTCTCCGGCTACATCTCCTATCAGCCTTTCACCGGCGGGCGCGGCGAGTTCAGCCTCAGCGCGACGCAGGACGCGGCAATCTCCACCGCCACGGTCGGGCAGGGCGGCTTTGCCTCCTTTGGCGGCGGCCGCGCCATCGCCATCTTCGGCGGCGGCCAGGGCGGCGAAGACGCGCCGGTTCGCGGCAGCGCGCCTTACCCGACCGGCACCACCGTCAACGGCGCGTCCTACTCGGTTATCGCCGGCTTTGTCAGCGCCCAGACCGCCAACGTCGAGCCGTGCTACCGCTGGCTGCGCTTCATCAGCGCCCATCCCGAGCTGTTCGACGGCATGCCGGTCAGCCGCACCCAGGTCAGCGACCCTGCGCTCGACTCCGCCGTCGGCAGTGACACCGCCGCCTTCTTCCGCAGCTTCGGCGCGCTGCTCGACAGCCCCGGCACCCAGGTTATCGACGCCATCCCGACCAGCTTCGGTATCCCGACCGATTCCTACTGGCTGCTCAAGGTCTTTGACGATTACGTGGCGGCAGAAGGGGACCTCGATCTGGCCTTCGAGCTTGCTGAAGCCGAACGCATGACCAATGAGTTCCGCCAGTGTACTGCCGGGCTGCCGGCACTCACGCCTGGGCGCGGCGGTGGCCCCGGCGGCGGTGAAGTCGACTTCCGCGAGATTGCTTCGCAGTGGGTCGCCTGTGCGGTCTCGGTCGACCCTGAAGCCGACGGCGCCTTCCAGTTTCAGTAG